A single genomic interval of Cellvibrio sp. PSBB023 harbors:
- the queA gene encoding tRNA preQ1(34) S-adenosylmethionine ribosyltransferase-isomerase QueA, whose product MRRQDFFYELPDSLIARAPAAERRGSRLLQLDGQSGHLTHGQFPDLLNLVESGDLMVFNNTRVIPARLFGQKTSGGQVEILVERVLDNRRVLAHTRASKAPKVDSQVILQDGTRVQLVARHDALFEWEFLGDDPALVVLERIGHMPLPPYIDREDVAADRERYQTVYSKEQGAVAAPTAGLHFDELMLEQLRAKGVNIAFVTLHVGAGTFQNMRVDNIAEHQMHSEIMDVSPEVCEMVRATKAAGKRVIAVGTTSVRSLESAAQGYADATQKGEIHPYQGETSIFIYPGYQFQVVDALVTNFHLPESTLIMLVSAFAGYGFTMATYKEAVAQQYRFFSYGDAMFITRNPAAAQQPVGISI is encoded by the coding sequence ATGCGTCGCCAGGATTTTTTTTACGAACTACCCGATAGCCTCATTGCGCGAGCCCCGGCGGCTGAGCGACGCGGCAGTCGCCTATTGCAGTTGGACGGCCAAAGCGGTCATTTGACCCATGGTCAGTTTCCTGATTTGCTCAATCTGGTTGAATCCGGCGATTTGATGGTATTCAACAATACCCGCGTGATTCCCGCGCGCCTGTTCGGTCAAAAAACCTCGGGTGGGCAGGTGGAGATTCTGGTTGAGCGGGTATTGGATAATCGCCGCGTGCTGGCTCATACCCGCGCCAGTAAGGCCCCAAAGGTGGATTCCCAAGTGATTCTGCAAGACGGCACCCGCGTGCAATTGGTTGCCCGTCACGATGCCCTGTTTGAGTGGGAGTTCCTGGGCGATGATCCGGCATTGGTTGTGCTGGAGCGTATCGGCCATATGCCATTGCCTCCTTATATAGATAGAGAGGATGTGGCTGCCGACCGCGAGCGTTATCAAACTGTTTACAGCAAAGAGCAGGGGGCGGTTGCAGCTCCCACAGCGGGTTTGCATTTTGATGAGTTGATGTTGGAGCAGTTGCGTGCAAAAGGCGTCAATATCGCTTTTGTGACCTTGCATGTGGGTGCGGGCACCTTCCAAAACATGCGTGTCGATAATATTGCCGAGCATCAGATGCACTCGGAAATCATGGATGTATCGCCCGAGGTATGTGAAATGGTGCGTGCGACTAAAGCGGCAGGTAAACGTGTTATCGCCGTGGGCACTACCAGCGTGCGCAGTTTGGAATCGGCGGCGCAGGGTTATGCGGATGCCACACAAAAAGGTGAAATTCACCCCTATCAAGGCGAGACCAGTATTTTTATTTATCCCGGCTACCAATTTCAGGTGGTTGATGCCTTGGTGACTAATTTCCATTTGCCCGAATCAACCTTGATTATGTTGGTGTCGGCCTTTGCCGGTTATGGTTTTACCATGGCGACCTATAAAGAAGCAGTTGCCCAACAATACCGTTTTTTCAGTTATGGCGATGCCATGTTTATCACCCGCAATCCCGCTGCTGCGCAACAGCCAGTGGGTATATCTATTTAA
- the lptF gene encoding LPS export ABC transporter permease LptF — MIIFRYLSRDLLVTALAVSAVLLTIFLSGKFSDYLDDAAQGKLAVDVLFTIIAYRMPNLLELILPLGFYLSILLAYGRMYIESEMVVLSATGMSQWQLVRMTMVPAIIVAAIVALFSFWLSPLGAQLTQQTLAEQRSRSEFESLQEGRFQAIGQGRIMTYVQQVSEDNKSLKNVFVAQQDGQLTSTIVMAETGAQAYNPDYGQRYLILNNGHRYEGQPGSSEFTITSFKEWGRYLPPTTSAAEIESKADAKTTAELMAADDLESKATLQWRLSMPLMVLIATLLAVPLSKTNPRQGRYLKMLPAILIYIFYLAFLINARSAVAEGGLPHSIGLWVVHIPFLLIGLVMLNWQSLLLSRTKTVGGAHA; from the coding sequence TTGATTATTTTTCGTTACCTTTCGCGTGATTTATTGGTCACTGCCCTTGCCGTTAGTGCGGTACTGCTAACGATTTTCCTCTCCGGTAAATTCAGCGATTATCTCGACGATGCCGCCCAAGGCAAACTGGCGGTTGATGTGCTGTTCACCATTATCGCCTATCGCATGCCTAACTTGCTGGAGCTGATTTTACCGCTGGGGTTTTATCTCTCGATTTTGCTGGCTTACGGGCGCATGTATATCGAAAGTGAGATGGTGGTGTTGTCAGCAACAGGCATGAGCCAGTGGCAATTGGTGCGCATGACCATGGTGCCTGCAATCATCGTAGCGGCAATTGTCGCCTTGTTCAGTTTTTGGCTCAGCCCCCTGGGTGCGCAGTTAACCCAGCAAACACTGGCGGAGCAACGTAGCCGCAGTGAATTTGAAAGCTTGCAGGAAGGGCGATTCCAGGCCATAGGGCAGGGGCGCATCATGACTTATGTGCAGCAGGTGAGCGAGGATAACAAAAGCCTAAAAAATGTGTTTGTTGCTCAACAGGATGGACAACTGACATCCACCATTGTGATGGCAGAAACCGGTGCACAGGCTTACAACCCGGATTACGGTCAGCGGTATCTCATACTGAATAATGGCCATCGCTATGAAGGTCAACCGGGTTCCAGCGAATTTACCATTACCAGTTTCAAGGAATGGGGGCGCTACTTGCCGCCAACCACCAGTGCGGCAGAGATTGAAAGCAAGGCCGATGCAAAAACAACAGCAGAATTGATGGCGGCTGATGATTTGGAAAGCAAGGCGACGCTGCAGTGGCGGCTATCCATGCCGCTGATGGTATTGATTGCTACCTTGCTGGCTGTGCCCTTGAGCAAAACCAATCCACGGCAGGGGCGTTACCTGAAAATGCTGCCAGCGATTTTGATTTACATTTTTTATCTGGCCTTTTTGATTAATGCGCGCAGTGCTGTGGCCGAAGGTGGCCTGCCTCATTCGATTGGTTTATGGGTGGTACATATTCCCTTTTTATTGATAGGTTTAGTGATGCTTAACTGGCAGAGCCTGCTGCTGTCGCGTACCAAAACAGTAGGAGGCGCTCATGCATAA
- the tgt gene encoding tRNA guanosine(34) transglycosylase Tgt: protein MEFELDSQTGRARRGRLKFPRGTVETPAFMPVGTYGTVKGMTPRDVEDIGAHIILGNTFHLMLRPGTEVIKAHGDLHDFMQWKGPILTDSGGFQVFSLGKLRKITEEGVTFKSPINGSKVFMGPEESMQVQRDLGSDIVMIFDECTPYPATIHEARDSMELSLRWAKRSKVAHGDNPSALFGIVQGGMYENLRTESLTGLVEIGFDGYAIGGLSVGEPKEDMLRILESLTPQMPKHKPRYLMGVGKPADLVEGVRRGVDMFDCVMPTRNARNGHLFTSEGVIKLRNAKYRDDTGPLDPLCDCYTCKNFSRSYLHHLDKCNEMLGAQLNTIHNLRYYQRIMVDMRTALSEGTFDAFLADFYGRQGLEVPPAPSV, encoded by the coding sequence ATGGAATTTGAATTGGATAGCCAGACGGGCAGGGCGCGTCGCGGTCGTTTGAAGTTTCCGCGCGGCACAGTCGAGACTCCGGCATTTATGCCTGTCGGCACTTACGGTACCGTGAAAGGCATGACCCCGCGCGATGTTGAAGATATTGGTGCCCATATCATTCTGGGTAACACTTTCCACTTAATGCTGCGCCCCGGTACCGAGGTGATAAAAGCCCATGGTGACCTCCATGATTTTATGCAGTGGAAAGGGCCTATCCTCACTGATTCCGGTGGTTTTCAGGTATTCAGCTTGGGTAAGTTACGCAAAATCACTGAAGAGGGCGTGACTTTTAAATCGCCGATTAATGGCAGCAAAGTCTTTATGGGGCCGGAAGAGTCGATGCAAGTGCAGCGCGATCTGGGCTCCGATATAGTTATGATCTTCGATGAATGCACACCTTACCCCGCGACAATCCATGAAGCGCGAGACTCTATGGAGTTGTCGCTGCGTTGGGCCAAGCGCTCCAAGGTTGCTCATGGCGATAATCCCTCGGCCTTATTCGGCATAGTGCAGGGCGGTATGTATGAAAACCTGCGCACCGAGTCCCTGACGGGATTGGTTGAAATTGGGTTCGATGGTTATGCCATTGGCGGACTATCGGTGGGTGAACCCAAAGAAGATATGCTGCGTATCCTCGAAAGCCTCACTCCGCAAATGCCCAAACACAAGCCGCGCTATTTGATGGGAGTTGGCAAGCCTGCTGATCTGGTAGAAGGTGTGCGTCGCGGTGTGGATATGTTTGACTGCGTAATGCCAACACGCAATGCGCGTAATGGACATCTCTTTACCAGTGAAGGTGTCATCAAGCTGCGCAATGCTAAATATCGCGATGACACTGGCCCGCTCGATCCACTGTGTGATTGCTATACCTGCAAAAACTTCTCTCGCTCTTATCTGCATCATTTGGATAAATGCAATGAGATGCTGGGAGCGCAGCTCAACACCATTCACAATCTGCGCTATTACCAGCGCATCATGGTCGATATGCGGACGGCTCTGAGTGAAGGCACATTTGATGCATTTTTGGCCGATTTTTATGGTCGTCAGGGGTTAGAGGTACCGCCCGCACCGTCTGTATGA
- a CDS encoding AHH domain-containing protein: protein MPFPAQPTPYYLKDALDHAIDNTAAKGGPITNSDLNLVKVAAQVQAGIDKYRAQAAAKSLENLMAEEHVPSRLGYHLVEAYGARPARCHAHAIVAGKHKLAAELRLMMAKMKIGIDDVDNGCWLPENTAATPHPAMPKAPPHSRIHRHNYYSWINSRLRPAYQAIKFRQTLNLISRMMQYGGMPESVMLKKGSASPKEAI, encoded by the coding sequence ATGCCCTTTCCAGCACAACCTACCCCGTATTACCTGAAGGACGCCCTCGACCACGCAATCGACAACACCGCCGCCAAAGGTGGTCCGATAACCAATTCAGATTTAAATCTCGTCAAAGTTGCCGCCCAAGTACAAGCAGGTATCGACAAATACCGCGCACAAGCCGCCGCAAAATCCCTCGAAAATTTAATGGCCGAAGAACACGTGCCCAGTCGGCTTGGCTACCACTTGGTAGAAGCCTACGGTGCCCGCCCTGCCCGTTGTCATGCCCATGCGATAGTTGCGGGCAAACATAAACTGGCCGCAGAGCTACGGCTAATGATGGCCAAAATGAAAATTGGCATCGATGATGTAGATAATGGTTGCTGGTTACCAGAAAACACAGCAGCAACACCGCACCCGGCCATGCCAAAAGCACCACCACACAGCCGAATCCACCGTCACAACTACTATTCGTGGATTAACTCCAGGCTAAGACCAGCGTATCAAGCCATCAAATTCCGGCAGACGCTAAATCTGATCTCCAGAATGATGCAATATGGAGGCATGCCAGAATCTGTTATGTTGAAAAAGGGGTCGGCCTCCCCAAAGGAAGCAATTTAA
- the secD gene encoding protein translocase subunit SecD: MLNRYPLWKYLLLLFFTVVGVVYSIPNLYAPDPAIQVSGDSSTKVIDAPVLEKMEAALKEANIEAFGGEVTPQTAMLRIRDVEQQMMARKVVQKALGDGYVVALNKASNTPAWLHALGAEPLKLGLDLAGGVHFLLEVDTASAVAKRQEINADDMKEKMRKAKVRYSSIVAQKDNQIIARFRSAEARDEAINLLRRDYPNLMFTKPDTEARADEFTYAANFTEAGVREIEDYAVSQNLITLRNRVNELGVSEPIVQRQGRSRIIVQLAGIQDPAEAKRVIGKTANLEFRLGATPDTMVSNKEEFPFKDELMQMQRGNAVLERQLIVTGDRVSNATSSFDPESNQPQVNITLDSLGGAQMHRVTRNNVGRQMGILFIEYKTRTQIVKNAAGEDVEKMTQYVERKVISLATIQSALGVQFRITGLDSPAEASELALLLRAGALAAPMHFVEERTIGASLGAKNIQNGVDATLWGFLLVVIFMLVAYKVFGVFANIALAVNILLMLTMLSMFGATLTLPGIAGIVLTIGMAVDANVLIHSRIREELKNGASPQQAIFAGYQRAFITIVDANLTTLIIGVILFAIGTGPIKGFAVTLIVGIITTMYASVSCSRALANLYYGRRKNLQKISI, from the coding sequence ATGTTAAACCGCTATCCCCTATGGAAGTATCTGTTGCTACTGTTTTTCACAGTAGTCGGCGTTGTCTATTCAATCCCCAATCTGTACGCACCTGATCCCGCTATTCAAGTGTCAGGCGATTCAAGTACCAAAGTCATTGATGCACCGGTACTTGAAAAGATGGAGGCAGCACTTAAAGAGGCAAATATTGAGGCGTTTGGTGGTGAAGTTACGCCGCAAACCGCCATGTTGCGTATCAGGGATGTCGAGCAGCAAATGATGGCACGCAAGGTGGTACAAAAAGCCTTGGGTGATGGTTATGTGGTTGCTTTGAATAAAGCATCGAACACACCTGCCTGGCTGCATGCCTTGGGTGCAGAGCCATTGAAGCTGGGTCTTGACCTTGCGGGTGGTGTGCACTTCTTGCTGGAAGTTGATACCGCTTCTGCGGTTGCAAAGCGCCAGGAAATTAATGCTGATGACATGAAAGAAAAAATGCGCAAAGCCAAAGTGCGCTATTCATCGATTGTCGCACAAAAAGATAATCAAATTATTGCCCGTTTCCGCAGCGCCGAGGCACGTGATGAAGCAATCAATTTATTGCGTCGCGATTATCCCAACCTGATGTTTACCAAACCGGATACCGAAGCCAGAGCTGATGAGTTTACCTATGCGGCAAATTTCACCGAAGCCGGTGTGCGCGAAATCGAAGATTATGCGGTTAGCCAAAACCTTATCACCCTGCGTAATCGGGTAAATGAGTTGGGTGTGTCTGAACCCATTGTTCAGCGTCAGGGGCGCAGCCGCATTATCGTGCAACTGGCCGGTATTCAGGATCCAGCAGAAGCGAAGCGTGTTATCGGTAAAACCGCCAACCTGGAGTTCCGCTTGGGTGCCACTCCAGACACTATGGTGTCCAACAAAGAAGAATTTCCATTCAAAGATGAATTGATGCAAATGCAGCGCGGTAATGCCGTGTTGGAGCGTCAATTAATTGTGACCGGTGATCGCGTGTCTAACGCCACCAGTAGCTTTGATCCTGAGAGCAATCAGCCACAAGTAAACATCACGCTCGATAGTTTGGGCGGTGCACAAATGCACCGCGTGACACGCAATAACGTCGGTCGTCAAATGGGTATTTTGTTTATCGAATACAAAACCCGTACGCAAATAGTAAAAAATGCGGCAGGCGAAGATGTTGAAAAAATGACCCAGTACGTTGAGCGCAAGGTGATTAGTCTGGCGACTATCCAAAGTGCGTTGGGCGTGCAGTTCCGCATCACTGGTCTTGATAGTCCCGCCGAAGCATCAGAGTTAGCGCTATTGTTGCGCGCGGGTGCACTGGCGGCGCCTATGCACTTTGTGGAAGAGCGTACCATCGGTGCATCCCTGGGTGCCAAGAATATTCAGAATGGTGTGGACGCCACTCTCTGGGGATTCTTGTTAGTGGTTATATTCATGTTGGTTGCTTATAAGGTCTTTGGTGTATTCGCGAATATTGCGCTTGCGGTCAATATCTTGCTGATGTTAACCATGTTGTCGATGTTTGGTGCAACTCTGACCTTGCCTGGTATTGCCGGTATCGTACTCACGATTGGTATGGCAGTAGATGCCAACGTGCTGATTCACTCGCGTATCCGCGAGGAGCTTAAAAACGGTGCTTCACCGCAGCAGGCGATTTTTGCCGGATACCAGCGCGCGTTTATCACTATTGTTGACGCCAACCTCACCACCTTGATTATCGGTGTCATTCTCTTTGCCATTGGCACCGGTCCGATTAAAGGTTTTGCCGTTACGCTGATCGTCGGCATTATTACCACCATGTATGCCTCTGTAAGTTGCAGTCGTGCGCTTGCCAATTTGTACTACGGTCGCCGTAAAAACTTACAGAAAATTTCGATTTAA
- a CDS encoding adenylate/guanylate cyclase domain-containing protein, which produces MTQYSQPQAIMFADVSGSSALYKRLGNEQAKAIIDESVQFMTALTIVHEGTLVKTIGDEIMARFDKADQACEAAIAIQLRAIKEPHLKDLGIRIGIAFGEVLITADDAFGDNVNDAACVAQIARANQIVITQSTVDALDQQLRRDCQMFDRINIKGDQEETIIYRLQWEHTGNNSRTTIVIPIEDITSFAEKFQLSLQVNGARVFLLPEQTPFAIGRDTQKAQLHIESEFASREHCHIEFRRGKYVLVDHSTNGTYVYQEEQAPIYLRREELPLQGRGFIGLGQTLRGDNPWAIHFAL; this is translated from the coding sequence ATGACCCAATACAGCCAACCACAAGCGATTATGTTTGCCGATGTATCCGGCAGCTCGGCGCTGTATAAACGACTGGGCAATGAGCAGGCTAAAGCCATCATTGATGAATCCGTACAATTCATGACGGCGTTGACCATAGTGCATGAAGGGACACTGGTCAAAACCATTGGTGATGAAATCATGGCCCGCTTTGATAAGGCAGACCAAGCCTGTGAAGCAGCCATTGCCATACAACTGCGCGCCATAAAAGAGCCGCACCTGAAAGACCTGGGTATACGCATAGGCATCGCATTTGGCGAGGTGTTGATCACCGCTGATGATGCCTTTGGGGATAACGTCAACGATGCCGCCTGCGTCGCACAAATTGCCCGCGCCAACCAAATAGTCATCACCCAATCCACTGTCGATGCACTCGACCAGCAATTGCGACGGGACTGCCAGATGTTTGATCGCATCAATATCAAGGGCGATCAGGAAGAAACCATTATTTACCGATTGCAGTGGGAACACACCGGCAATAACAGCCGCACCACCATCGTTATTCCTATTGAAGACATCACCAGCTTTGCCGAAAAATTCCAGCTCAGCTTGCAGGTAAATGGAGCAAGGGTTTTCTTGCTACCGGAGCAAACCCCTTTTGCTATTGGACGGGACACACAAAAGGCACAACTGCACATCGAAAGCGAATTTGCCTCGCGCGAGCACTGCCACATTGAGTTTCGCCGTGGCAAATATGTACTGGTTGATCACTCAACCAATGGCACCTATGTCTATCAGGAAGAACAGGCACCCATTTATTTGCGCCGCGAAGAATTACCCTTGCAAGGTCGTGGGTTTATTGGTTTAGGCCAAACCCTGCGCGGCGATAACCCATGGGCAATTCACTTTGCACTTTAA
- the secF gene encoding protein translocase subunit SecF, giving the protein MTKELRIIDFMGVRHYTSALSILIVIISLGSLAFNGLKLGLDFTGGTQLELLLDKPADLDKIREVLEQEDLKSPAAVLFGSDQEVMIRTQDQMKEKALEHLQTAVGKAGAVLEGVERPARELEGFTDTLVFANTSIDSLRQSNLFSSTDYGRVDYAQREDKVLVNLEAPIDMVYLRTLIADIERATDTKIQLRSSEFVGPQIGDELRDQGGLGMLVAFILVFLYVAVQFQWKFSTGAIAGLVHDVIVTLGFFSLFQWDFDLTVLAAILALIGYSINDTIVIYDRIRENFRILRKSDPHEVINISITQTLGRTIMTSVSVFIVLFCLYFMAGEVLQGFALALIIGILAGTYSSVYICANITAALGITKEDLMPKPKEETELEETL; this is encoded by the coding sequence ATGACTAAGGAATTACGCATTATTGATTTTATGGGTGTAAGACATTACACCTCCGCGTTATCTATCTTGATAGTGATTATTTCTCTGGGATCGCTGGCGTTTAACGGTTTGAAGTTGGGTTTGGATTTTACCGGCGGTACCCAATTGGAGTTGCTACTGGATAAGCCTGCTGACCTGGATAAGATCCGTGAAGTATTGGAGCAGGAAGACTTAAAAAGTCCTGCGGCAGTGTTGTTTGGTTCTGATCAGGAAGTGATGATTCGCACACAGGATCAAATGAAAGAAAAGGCGCTGGAGCATTTGCAAACAGCGGTGGGTAAAGCCGGCGCTGTACTTGAGGGTGTGGAGCGTCCTGCACGTGAGTTGGAAGGGTTTACCGATACCTTGGTGTTTGCCAATACCAGTATTGATAGCTTGCGTCAGAGTAATTTGTTTTCTTCTACCGATTATGGTCGTGTTGATTACGCTCAGCGTGAAGACAAGGTGTTAGTAAATCTCGAAGCACCGATCGATATGGTTTACTTGCGTACACTCATCGCTGATATAGAGCGCGCAACTGATACCAAGATCCAACTGCGCAGCAGTGAGTTTGTTGGTCCGCAAATTGGTGACGAGTTGCGCGATCAGGGCGGCTTGGGGATGTTGGTAGCATTTATTCTGGTGTTTCTGTACGTTGCGGTGCAATTCCAGTGGAAGTTTTCAACTGGCGCGATTGCAGGTTTGGTGCACGATGTCATTGTAACACTTGGCTTTTTTTCGCTCTTTCAATGGGATTTTGACTTAACTGTATTGGCAGCCATTTTGGCATTGATTGGTTACTCCATTAACGACACGATTGTTATTTACGACCGCATTCGGGAAAACTTCCGGATTTTGCGTAAAAGTGATCCCCATGAGGTTATCAATATTTCTATTACCCAGACCTTGGGTCGTACAATCATGACCTCTGTATCGGTATTCATCGTGTTGTTCTGTTTGTATTTTATGGCCGGTGAAGTGTTACAAGGTTTTGCTCTGGCGCTGATTATCGGTATCCTTGCGGGTACTTATTCATCAGTTTATATCTGCGCCAATATCACTGCGGCTCTGGGTATTACCAAAGAAGATTTGATGCCAAAACCCAAAGAGGAAACGGAGCTGGAAGAAACTTTGTAA
- the lptG gene encoding LPS export ABC transporter permease LptG has translation MHKITAYISRTVFYAIAMTLLVFIALDFIFGLISQLEKTSGAYTALEAFYYMSLTVPRRLYDLIPYSCLIGCLAGLGLLASSSELVVVRAAGVSVKRITWIALRPAIIFIVIALLLGEFVAPYTEQMADNRRHYLKYNTTQSAPQNMWNREGDEFMHVSAVLPNGVIYGLTRYKFNPQQQLESASFTKQARYEDGYWQEEDVSITYLAEEGVRNEVIESRRWDTPLTPNLFNILVLDPEDLSMRNLHYYTNYLHEQSLTSGNYNLAFWQKVLQPLATASLVLIAISFVFGPLRSVTMGQRIFTGVVFGVAFLLLQKLLGPSSLVFGFPPVVAVMIPILICILLGMYLLKRAR, from the coding sequence ATGCATAAAATTACGGCTTATATTTCGCGTACAGTGTTTTACGCTATTGCCATGACACTGCTGGTGTTTATTGCGCTTGATTTTATTTTTGGTCTTATATCGCAGTTGGAAAAAACCTCCGGTGCCTATACCGCGTTGGAAGCCTTTTACTACATGTCGCTGACGGTGCCGCGCCGCCTGTACGATTTGATTCCCTATTCCTGTCTGATCGGTTGCCTTGCTGGCTTGGGTTTATTGGCGAGTAGCAGCGAGTTGGTTGTGGTGCGTGCTGCCGGTGTTTCAGTAAAACGAATCACCTGGATTGCATTGCGTCCCGCCATTATTTTTATTGTGATTGCCTTGTTGCTTGGTGAATTTGTCGCTCCTTATACCGAACAAATGGCGGATAACCGTCGGCATTATTTGAAATACAACACCACCCAATCGGCGCCACAGAATATGTGGAATCGCGAGGGTGATGAATTTATGCATGTGAGCGCGGTATTACCTAACGGTGTTATCTATGGGCTGACGCGTTATAAATTTAATCCGCAACAACAGTTGGAATCTGCCAGCTTTACCAAACAGGCGCGCTATGAAGATGGCTACTGGCAGGAAGAGGATGTCTCTATTACCTATCTTGCCGAAGAGGGTGTACGGAATGAGGTGATTGAATCGCGCCGCTGGGATACGCCTTTGACTCCCAACCTGTTCAACATTCTGGTGCTGGATCCGGAAGATCTGTCCATGCGTAATTTGCACTATTACACTAACTATTTGCATGAACAGAGTTTGACATCTGGCAATTACAATTTGGCATTTTGGCAAAAAGTATTACAGCCATTGGCAACCGCAAGTCTGGTGTTGATTGCGATTTCGTTTGTATTTGGCCCGTTGCGCAGTGTGACCATGGGGCAGCGTATTTTCACCGGTGTTGTGTTTGGTGTGGCGTTTTTGTTGCTGCAAAAACTGCTTGGCCCATCAAGCCTGGTATTTGGGTTTCCGCCGGTTGTGGCGGTGATGATTCCAATCCTTATTTGTATTTTGCTGGGAATGTATTTGTTGAAACGGGCGCGCTAG
- a CDS encoding RDD family protein, with product MTTPASDHTAPTNPSPVYATPGLPRRLAAMVYDSLLLMAVSILYGAIAVGINLLINGTPATGERVSWGNWGILVFIGWLLTLVLFFCYFWCKSGQTLGMKTWRMKMFDNNKMQLPSVKQCMIRCVCAPFSLLLFGAGYWLMYAFADRQTLHDKISNTRILLLSKEPKH from the coding sequence ATGACTACACCAGCCTCTGACCACACAGCGCCCACTAATCCATCACCGGTATACGCCACACCAGGTTTACCAAGGCGTTTGGCCGCCATGGTGTATGACTCGCTATTATTAATGGCCGTGAGTATTTTGTACGGTGCGATAGCAGTAGGGATAAACCTGCTTATTAACGGCACACCGGCAACCGGTGAGCGCGTAAGCTGGGGGAATTGGGGGATATTGGTTTTTATTGGCTGGCTGCTGACACTGGTATTATTTTTTTGTTATTTCTGGTGCAAATCCGGCCAGACTCTGGGCATGAAAACCTGGCGCATGAAAATGTTTGACAACAACAAGATGCAACTGCCCAGCGTAAAACAATGCATGATTCGCTGTGTGTGCGCACCATTTTCACTGCTGCTGTTCGGTGCCGGTTATTGGTTGATGTACGCCTTTGCTGATCGTCAAACCCTGCACGATAAAATCAGCAACACCCGCATTTTATTGCTCAGTAAAGAACCCAAACACTAA